A DNA window from Choristoneura fumiferana chromosome 24, NRCan_CFum_1, whole genome shotgun sequence contains the following coding sequences:
- the LOC141441543 gene encoding CCAAT/enhancer-binding protein-like produces the protein MDSPQMYDAAGAPAPPPQPDLKKVGDDKRATYPPPDLDELNGQEISLDLQHLIEDQFRGEEAMTLFQEILPGGRSPQPRHFTRTTLAYMPQPVHSGASYAPVQASAAHEQQPPIKEEPQEPHDFRRNVSCAQYTGQYNPQPPVGVSGPYGGGFTSLPPLGAPLLPPLLKHKQPPSRRSSGKTADKGTDEYRRRRERNNIAVRKSREKAKVRSREVEEKVKTLLREKDTLLKRLEAVSGELSLHKQMYVHLINLNHPEITELCRSMLQLGAPHAPDHTL, from the coding sequence ATGGATTCCCCGCAGATGTACGACGCGGCCGGCGcacccgcgccgccgccgcagccaGACCTCAAGAAAGTCGGAGATGATAAACGCGCCACGTACCCTCCCCCCGATCTGGACGAGCTCAACGGCCAGGAGATCAGTCTGGACCTCCAGCATTTGATCGAGGATCAATTCCGCGGGGAGGAAGCGATGACTTTGTTCCAGGAGATACTGCCGGGGGGCCGGTCCCCTCAGCCCCGGCACTTTACTAGGACCACCCTGGCGTACATGCCGCAGCCAGTACACTCGGGCGCTTCGTACGCCCCCGTGCAAGCCAGCGCTGCACACGAACAACAGCCGCCCATCAAAGAAGAACCTCAGGAGCCGCATGATTTTAGAAGAAATGTCAGTTGCGCTCAATACACAGGACAATATAACCCACAGCCTCCCGTGGGAGTCAGTGGACCATACGGGGGTGGATTCACGTCGTTACCTCCTCTCGGAGCACCTCTGCTTCCTCCTCTACTCAAACATAAGCAGCCTCCCTCTAGACGCTCGTCCGGAAAAACTGCAGACAAAGGTACAGACGAATACAGGAGAAGACGGGAACGTAATAATATAGCAGTCCGGAAATCACGTGAAAAAGCCAAAGTGCGTTCCAGAGAAGTAGAAGAAAAGGTGAAAACGCTCTTGAGGGAAAAAGATACGCTTTTAAAGAGGCTAGAGGCTGTTTCTGGAGAGTTGAGCCTGCACAAGCAGATGTATGTGCATCTGATCAACTTAAATCATCCGGAGATCACGGAGCTATGCCGCTCCATGCTACAACTCGGAGCGCCACATGCGCCCGACcacactctctga